In one window of Carassius auratus strain Wakin unplaced genomic scaffold, ASM336829v1 scaf_tig00009672, whole genome shotgun sequence DNA:
- the LOC113072618 gene encoding L-rhamnose-binding lectin CSL3-like, with product MYQYNMLMDKRSGITLLLLLCQNACFLSASNPLLQSVACEGQSASLSCDWGFIHVIDANYGRNDGRICSAGQRHESLSNVHCFQKTSLQTMTTRCNGRKSCSVQAVNSVFNDPCYGTYKYLQVSYQCRPLKQSVTCESRQSVIKCESGVVAVHHANYGRRDLQLCPDKYVKNSDCYSPQTASISSRCDGRKYCVLTASNSVFPDPCFGVYKYLEVTYSCK from the exons ATGTACCAATATAACATGCTGATGGATAAACGAAGTGGGATTAcct TGCTGCTGTTGCTGTGTCAAAATG CATGTTTCCTCTCTGCAAGTAATCCATTACTACAATCAGTGGCCTGTGAAGGACAATCTGCATCCCTCAGTTGTG ACTGGGGATTCATACATGTCATTGATGCCAATTATGGAAGGAATGATGGCAGGATATGCTCTGCTGGACAACGACATGAGTCACTCTCAAATGTTCACTGCTTCCAAAAAACATCCCTCCAAACGATGACCACAAG GTGTAATGGAAGAAAAAGCTGTTCTGTTCAAGCAGTGAACTCAGTTTTCAATGATCCTTGTTATGGGACCTATAAATACCTGCAAGTGTCTTATCAGTGCCGCCCACTTA AACAAAGTGTAACTTGTGAAAGTCGCCAAAGTGTCATTAAGTGTG AGAGTGGTGTTGTTGCTGTTCATCATGCCAATTATGGACGGCGGGATCTTCAACTCTGCCCTGATAAATACGTGAAAAATTCAGATTGTTACTCTCCCCAGACTGCCAGTATAAGTTCCAG gTGCGATGGAAGAAAGTATTGTGTTCTAACTGCTTCAAATTCAGTGTTCCCTGATCCGTGTTTCGGCGTCTATAAGTACCTGGAAGTGACATACTCCTGCAAATGA